The proteins below are encoded in one region of Mya arenaria isolate MELC-2E11 chromosome 15, ASM2691426v1:
- the LOC128219553 gene encoding glycoprotein 3-alpha-L-fucosyltransferase A-like gives MAVRCSKVKRQFILLIGLFLVLTVSLQIVPSYYDAQKNTLTAMKFPQFGSRLLSNKSFTVVKRLKDPVSLWKFHPSDDRILLQAKFNPKIDLSLSPKRILLEQGLAGWNVNGGKQAFVEHDCPVKHCELHGHPNGEVFDARIFKEIELNSQLLGGAQAEVPRHSDQVWIMFALESPEASPSYEGLNDVINWTATYRYDSTMVTPYDKYQVYDNFTQISDYKSDKNYAEGKTKLAAIFVSNCFASNARLEYAKELQHYMDLDFYGSCGNLRCDKGEGNNCFENLQKEYKFYLSFENANCRDYITEKLFLNALRHDVVPVVMGAHPDDYKRVAPPGSFIHVEEFPHAQALAGYLKRLNEQDDEYNDYFRWKSTGQFVDTKYWCRICSLLWDTNLPHQSIHDLEQWWRGDNICIGKRRWDEISNSSSLHVR, from the exons ATGGCAGTGCGATGCAGTAAAGTCAAAAGACAGTTTATACTACTTATCGGACTGTTTCTGGTATTGACAGTAAGTCTTCAGATAGTGCCTTCGTATTACGACGCACAGAAAAACACTCTCACGGCTATGAAGTTCCCACAGTTTGGAAGCCGCTTACTAAGCAATAAGTCATTTACCGTTGTCAAGCGTTTAAAAGATCCTGTCTCGCTCTGGAAATTTCATCCGTCAGACGACAGGATTTTATTGCAAGCTAAGTTTAATcctaagattgacttaagtctTTCTCCCAAGAGGATTCTTCTGGAACAGGGACTGGCGGGTTGGAACGTAAATGGCGGAAAACAAGCGTTTGTTGAACATGATTGCCCTGTTAAGCACTGTGAACTGCATGGTCATCCGAATGGAGAAGTGTTTGACGCTAGAATATTTAAGGAAATAGAGTTGAACAGCCAATTGCTCGGAGGCGCGCAAGCAGAAGTGCCCCGTCATTCGGATCAGGTTTGGATCATGTTTGCGCTGGAAAGTCCGGAAGCGTCGCCTTCTTACGAGGGTCTGAATGACGTCATTAACTGGACAGCCACGTATCGCTACGACTCTACGATGGTGACTCCGTACGATAAATATCAAGTTTACGATAATTTTACTCAGATATCTGATTATAAGTCGGATAAAAATTACGCTGAGGGAAAGACTAAACTAGCAGCAATATTTGTGTCCAACTGTTTTGCGTCAAACGCAAGATTGGAATATGCGAAGGAGCTACAGCACTACATGGATTTGGACTTTTATGGCTCCTGCGGTAACTTGAGATGTGATAAGGGGGAAGGCAATAACTGCTTTGAAAATCTACAGAAGgaatacaagttttatttgtcttttgaaAATGCAAATTGTCGTGATTACATTACCGAGAAGCTCTTCCTTAATGCATTAAG GCATGACGTTGTTCCGGTCGTGATGGGTGCGCATCCAGACGACTACAAGCGCGTGGCCCCACCTGGATCCTTTATCCACGTGGAGGAATTCCCGCATGCACAGGCGCTTGCCGGGTATCTCAAGCGTCTGAATGAGCAAGACGATGAATACAATGACTATTTCCGGTGGAAAAGTACCGGACAGTTTGTTGATACAAAATATTGGTGTAGAATTTGTTCATTATTATGGGATACCAACCTCCCTCACCAATCAATCCACGACTTAGAACAATGGTGGCGGGGTGACAATATATGTATCGGCAAACGACGCTGGGATGAGATATCAAACAGCAGTAGCTTACATGTGCGATAA